Proteins from one Deinococcus sp. AB2017081 genomic window:
- a CDS encoding DUF937 domain-containing protein: MDLIQSFFDGEGSARLGQVVGLDAQTAQRALGAGLPMQLDALADHATTAQGQSQIVEAIQNLPDFGSVHDALAGTDGAANLQRAGELLGPALLGSRADTITAAVAAQAGAPAGGVGRLMQMALPLLLSLLGNRAGVNAGNIGAVMGGLKGGLGGLLGAGGAGVAAAAHTGASHIGTPHVDVPSVAPTPDAGPLSADGLLAFVRGQFSGPAAEKIGAAAGFGGSTASRATQAALPLILGALVSKARTGGGDILGMARPFAGLSDDGGHLNLQALNDPAELGRVEGQGRGLLGSLFGNVDELTGRLGTALGGSGSNAGRLLALLTPLVLSVLGGRARAGNLDAGGLGGLLGGLGGQLSGLLPAGLGSLGALLGAGGLAAASAGGAVPAAPVVAPAPVSLGTSGASRPAGAVPPAAPTVTPMAATPAAPARRGGFPLWLLPLLAVLLLGGCWLLNRQPAAGNTATGAATPATGTTDATGTDATGTATGSTDTAGTDTTGTDTTGTDASGADATGTDTTSGTETAGAADPAASGTAGGFAISEPAADATLPAGGFTMRGTGTAGETLQILEDGTSLGNVTVGEDGTWSLEVPSPVAGAHTYSVQGANGTELGTLAATIGAADANASAANCTDEYSLSITDGQTVSEPFRFGGKGQGQGYSVTVKRGDRTIGVKDIPLDSTCGWSYQSKPGAGAVSYEVRPLGDASAAPLSSVSISVNQ, from the coding sequence ATGGATCTGATTCAGTCCTTCTTCGACGGTGAGGGAAGTGCCCGGCTCGGGCAGGTGGTCGGGCTGGATGCCCAGACGGCGCAGCGGGCCCTGGGGGCGGGTCTGCCCATGCAGCTCGACGCGCTGGCCGATCACGCCACCACGGCGCAGGGCCAGTCCCAGATCGTCGAGGCCATCCAGAACCTGCCGGACTTCGGCAGTGTGCACGACGCGCTGGCCGGAACCGATGGTGCCGCCAACCTGCAGCGCGCCGGGGAACTGCTCGGCCCGGCCCTGCTCGGGAGCCGCGCCGATACGATCACGGCTGCGGTGGCGGCGCAGGCGGGCGCACCGGCAGGGGGCGTGGGCCGCCTGATGCAGATGGCCCTGCCGCTGCTCCTCAGTCTGCTGGGGAACCGGGCCGGAGTGAACGCCGGGAACATCGGTGCCGTGATGGGCGGCCTGAAGGGTGGACTCGGTGGGCTGCTGGGGGCCGGCGGCGCCGGTGTGGCGGCGGCCGCCCACACCGGCGCCTCTCACATCGGCACGCCCCATGTCGATGTGCCGTCTGTCGCCCCCACCCCCGATGCGGGCCCCCTGAGTGCCGACGGTCTGCTGGCGTTCGTCAGGGGGCAGTTCAGTGGGCCGGCCGCCGAGAAGATCGGTGCCGCCGCCGGGTTCGGAGGCAGCACGGCCAGCCGCGCCACCCAGGCGGCGCTGCCGCTCATCCTGGGCGCCCTGGTCAGCAAGGCCCGCACCGGGGGCGGGGACATCCTGGGCATGGCGCGTCCCTTCGCCGGCCTCAGCGACGACGGTGGTCACCTGAATCTCCAGGCGCTGAACGACCCGGCAGAACTGGGCCGTGTGGAGGGCCAGGGCCGGGGGCTGCTGGGGTCGCTGTTCGGCAACGTCGATGAACTGACCGGCCGCCTGGGCACGGCGCTGGGCGGCAGCGGCAGCAATGCCGGGCGGCTGCTCGCCCTGCTCACGCCGCTGGTGCTGTCGGTGCTCGGGGGCCGGGCGCGGGCGGGCAATCTGGACGCCGGCGGCCTGGGCGGGCTGCTGGGCGGCCTGGGCGGGCAGCTCAGCGGACTGCTGCCCGCCGGTCTGGGCAGCCTGGGAGCGCTCCTGGGAGCCGGGGGGCTCGCGGCAGCGTCGGCGGGTGGTGCCGTTCCCGCCGCTCCTGTCGTGGCGCCGGCGCCGGTCAGCCTGGGAACTTCCGGCGCGTCTCGTCCGGCCGGAGCCGTCCCGCCCGCCGCTCCCACCGTCACGCCCATGGCGGCCACCCCGGCAGCCCCGGCGCGCCGGGGTGGCTTCCCGCTGTGGCTCCTGCCGCTGCTGGCGGTGCTCCTGCTGGGTGGGTGCTGGCTCCTGAACCGTCAGCCGGCCGCAGGGAACACCGCGACCGGCGCAGCCACCCCGGCGACCGGAACCACGGATGCCACGGGGACGGACGCGACTGGCACCGCCACCGGCAGCACGGATACGGCCGGCACGGACACGACTGGCACGGACACGACTGGCACGGATGCGAGCGGTGCCGATGCGACGGGCACCGACACCACCAGCGGCACGGAGACGGCTGGCGCGGCCGATCCTGCAGCCAGCGGCACGGCCGGCGGCTTCGCGATCAGCGAACCTGCGGCGGACGCGACCCTGCCGGCGGGCGGCTTCACCATGCGCGGTACCGGGACGGCCGGTGAGACGCTCCAGATCCTCGAGGACGGCACGAGTCTCGGCAATGTGACCGTCGGCGAGGACGGCACGTGGAGCCTGGAGGTGCCCAGCCCGGTGGCCGGAGCACACACCTACAGTGTCCAGGGAGCGAACGGCACGGAGCTCGGCACCCTCGCCGCGACCATCGGCGCCGCCGATGCGAACGCCAGCGCCGCCAACTGCACCGACGAATACAGCCTGAGCATCACCGACGGCCAGACCGTCAGTGAACCCTTCCGCTTCGGCGGCAAGGGACAGGGCCAGGGCTACAGCGTGACGGTCAAGCGCGGCGACCGCACCATCGGTGTCAAGGACATCCCGCTGGACAGCACCTGCGGCTGGAGCTACCAGAGCAAGCCCGGCGCCGGCGCCGTCAGTTACGAGGTGCGTCCCCTGGGTGACGCCAGCGCCGCGCCCCTGAGCAGTGTGAGCATCAGCGTCAACCAGTAA
- a CDS encoding glyoxalase, whose protein sequence is MTPLIAGLDHVQIEAPAGCEAAARAFFGRVLGLPERRKPAALQSAGGVWFGLPDGRQLHVGVAADFVPRVKGHPALRCVNLRDVQTHLQACGVPFQPDDRAGMPRVFLCDPFGNRLEIVQHGHGHDLG, encoded by the coding sequence ATGACACCCCTGATCGCCGGACTGGATCACGTGCAGATTGAGGCCCCCGCCGGCTGCGAGGCGGCGGCGCGGGCGTTCTTCGGGCGGGTGCTGGGTCTGCCGGAACGGCGCAAGCCGGCGGCCCTCCAGTCGGCCGGTGGCGTGTGGTTCGGCCTGCCGGACGGTCGGCAGCTTCATGTCGGGGTGGCCGCAGACTTCGTGCCACGGGTCAAGGGGCATCCGGCGCTGCGCTGCGTGAATCTCAGGGACGTGCAGACGCACCTGCAGGCGTGCGGTGTGCCCTTCCAGCCAGATGACCGGGCCGGGATGCCGCGCGTCTTCCTGTGCGATCCCTTCGGCAACCGGTTGGAGATCGTGCAGCACGGACATGGTCACGACCTCGGCTGA
- the paaZ gene encoding phenylacetic acid degradation bifunctional protein PaaZ — protein MTQLLRPASYVSGHWHTNADGQTLIDAVYGRPVAVISSKGVDFAGALAYGRRQGAAIRRLTFHTRARALRALGTYLMERKEAYYELSMLTGATRRDSWVDIEGGIGTLFSYSSMARRELPDERFWPDGRVERLGREGTFVGRHLLVPRDGVAVQINAFNFPVWGMLEKLAPAFIGGMASLVKPAPQTAYVTERVVRDIIESGLLPEGALQLVTGEPGDLLDHLTEQDMVAFTGSAATAAKLRVHPVVVGRNVPFNTEADSLNASVLGLSVRPEDPEFALYVREVAREMTGKAGQKCTAIRRAIVPAHLVEAVTEGLRRELGKVTMGDPTRDDVRMGALVSVEQRERVRETLRQLQAEARIVVTNETPLLGGDPEKGAFLEPTVLLCESPLTARGPHELEAFGPVATLLPYDSLEDAAELARLGRGSLAGSIITHDRAEATELVMGLSSTHGRLLVLNRDNAKENTGHGSPLPQLNHGGPGRAGGGSELGGLSAVRHHMNRVAVQADPTTLTAITREFVPGADVQEDAVHPFRKSFDQLQVGDSLLTHRRTVTEADIVNFAGLTGDHFYAHVDEIGAKEEGIFGKRVAHGYFLISAAAGQFVSPAPGPVLANYGLEGLRFVEPVGIGDTIRTRLTCKRKIRKELRPGETRPTGVVEWRSEITNQDGVLVATYDILTLVERARDEFDPPADLQA, from the coding sequence ATGACCCAACTCCTCCGCCCCGCCTCCTACGTCTCTGGTCACTGGCATACCAACGCCGATGGGCAGACCCTGATCGACGCCGTGTATGGCCGCCCCGTGGCGGTCATCTCGTCCAAGGGGGTCGATTTTGCCGGGGCGCTGGCCTACGGGCGGCGGCAGGGCGCGGCGATCCGCCGGCTGACCTTCCACACGCGGGCGCGGGCACTCCGGGCGCTGGGCACGTACCTCATGGAGCGTAAGGAGGCGTACTACGAGCTGAGCATGCTGACCGGCGCGACCCGCCGCGATTCGTGGGTGGATATCGAGGGCGGCATCGGCACGCTGTTCAGCTACTCGTCCATGGCGCGGCGCGAGCTGCCCGACGAGCGCTTCTGGCCCGACGGCCGGGTGGAGCGGCTGGGCAGGGAGGGGACGTTCGTGGGCCGCCACCTGCTCGTGCCGCGTGACGGCGTGGCCGTGCAGATCAACGCCTTCAATTTCCCGGTGTGGGGGATGCTGGAAAAGCTGGCCCCGGCGTTCATCGGCGGCATGGCCTCGCTCGTCAAGCCCGCGCCCCAGACGGCGTATGTCACCGAGCGCGTGGTGCGCGACATCATCGAGTCCGGGCTGTTGCCCGAAGGGGCGCTGCAACTCGTGACCGGCGAGCCCGGTGACCTGCTGGATCACCTGACCGAGCAGGACATGGTGGCCTTCACCGGATCGGCGGCGACGGCGGCGAAACTGCGTGTCCACCCGGTCGTGGTGGGCCGCAACGTGCCCTTCAACACCGAGGCCGATTCACTGAACGCCTCCGTGCTGGGCCTGAGCGTGCGCCCCGAAGACCCCGAATTCGCCCTGTACGTGCGCGAGGTCGCCCGCGAGATGACCGGCAAGGCGGGCCAGAAGTGCACCGCGATCCGCCGCGCCATCGTGCCCGCGCATCTGGTGGAGGCCGTGACCGAGGGCCTCCGCCGTGAACTGGGCAAGGTGACGATGGGCGATCCCACCCGAGACGACGTGCGGATGGGGGCCCTGGTCAGCGTCGAGCAGCGCGAGCGCGTGCGCGAGACCCTGCGCCAGCTCCAGGCCGAGGCGCGGATCGTCGTCACGAACGAGACGCCCCTGCTGGGCGGCGACCCCGAGAAGGGCGCGTTCCTGGAACCCACCGTGCTGCTGTGCGAGTCGCCCCTGACCGCCCGTGGCCCGCACGAGCTGGAGGCCTTCGGGCCGGTGGCGACCCTGCTGCCCTACGACTCGCTGGAGGACGCAGCGGAGCTGGCCCGCCTGGGGCGCGGCTCGCTGGCCGGTTCGATCATCACCCACGACCGCGCCGAGGCGACCGAACTGGTCATGGGTCTGAGCAGCACGCACGGGCGGCTGCTGGTGCTGAACCGCGACAACGCGAAGGAGAACACCGGCCACGGCTCGCCGCTGCCGCAGCTCAACCACGGCGGCCCCGGCCGGGCAGGTGGCGGCTCGGAGCTGGGCGGCCTGTCGGCGGTGCGCCACCACATGAACCGCGTGGCCGTGCAGGCCGATCCCACGACCCTGACCGCGATCACCCGCGAATTCGTGCCGGGCGCGGACGTGCAGGAGGACGCGGTGCATCCCTTCCGCAAGTCCTTCGACCAGCTTCAGGTCGGGGATTCCCTGCTCACCCACCGCCGCACCGTGACCGAGGCCGACATCGTGAACTTCGCGGGCCTGACCGGCGACCACTTCTACGCCCACGTGGACGAGATCGGGGCGAAGGAGGAGGGCATCTTCGGGAAACGCGTGGCACACGGCTACTTCCTGATCTCGGCGGCGGCGGGGCAGTTCGTGTCGCCCGCGCCGGGGCCGGTGCTGGCGAACTACGGCCTGGAGGGGCTGCGCTTCGTCGAGCCCGTGGGCATCGGCGACACCATCCGCACCCGCCTGACATGCAAACGCAAGATCCGCAAGGAACTGCGCCCCGGCGAGACGCGCCCGACCGGCGTGGTCGAGTGGCGCAGCGAGATCACCAATCAGGACGGCGTGCTGGTCGCCACCTACGACATCCTGACCCTGGTCGAGCGGGCACGGGACGAGTTCGATCCGCCCGCCGACCTCCAGGCCTGA
- the paaD gene encoding 1,2-phenylacetyl-CoA epoxidase subunit PaaD — MTTVSSPTPSAVWNALSSVPDPEIPVVSITDMGMVRDVDVNGEKVTVTFTPTFSGCPALHVIRASIEQAVRDLGVADVEVRSTLTPPWTTDWINDAARERLREYGIAPPAPAEHGLIQLEAEPTRCPRCHSFDVRMTASFGPTLCKRMYVCDSCKEPFEGFKSV, encoded by the coding sequence ATGACCACTGTTTCGAGCCCCACCCCCTCTGCGGTCTGGAACGCGCTGTCCAGCGTTCCCGACCCCGAGATCCCCGTCGTCAGCATCACCGACATGGGCATGGTGCGGGATGTCGATGTGAACGGCGAGAAGGTCACGGTCACCTTCACGCCTACCTTCAGCGGGTGCCCGGCGCTGCACGTCATCCGGGCCAGCATCGAGCAGGCCGTCCGTGATCTGGGCGTGGCCGATGTGGAGGTCAGGAGCACCCTGACGCCCCCGTGGACGACCGACTGGATTAACGACGCCGCCCGCGAACGCCTGCGCGAGTACGGGATTGCGCCCCCCGCCCCCGCCGAGCACGGCCTGATCCAGCTGGAGGCCGAGCCCACCCGTTGCCCCCGCTGCCACAGCTTCGACGTCCGCATGACCGCCAGCTTCGGCCCGACCCTGTGCAAGCGCATGTACGTGTGCGACAGCTGCAAGGAACCGTTCGAGGGATTCAAGAGCGTATGA